Proteins found in one Falsirhodobacter algicola genomic segment:
- a CDS encoding DUF2927 domain-containing protein has protein sequence MLRWPLLRGTTLLLLLLAACAKAPEPPTPVEPVRPKPRPERKTVEAPSDLSEALRRYYASVQSDLLSRGLMRTDGGGADTPFDDRILADTFVLIALRDEYARDGDGFVQRETPAPLRRWNRPVRVGLVFGDSVPERQRAIEKARIGSYLARLSRVSGHPIGLNKDHPNLTIFIVNEDERRRMGAAIAKAAPGLTPNEVKAVTDLPRETYCLAYATSDATSTYTGAFALIREEHPDLLSLACLHEEVAQAMGLANDSPRARPSIFNDDEEFALLTDMDELMLKILYDPRLRPGMTEEEARPIVQQIAQELMGAQS, from the coding sequence ATGCTGCGTTGGCCGCTCCTTCGAGGGACGACCCTGCTGCTGCTGTTGCTGGCGGCCTGCGCCAAGGCGCCCGAGCCGCCGACCCCGGTGGAGCCGGTGCGCCCGAAGCCGCGGCCCGAGCGCAAGACCGTCGAAGCGCCCTCCGATCTGTCGGAGGCGCTGCGCCGCTATTACGCCAGCGTGCAGTCGGACCTTCTGTCGCGCGGGCTGATGCGCACGGATGGGGGCGGGGCGGATACCCCCTTCGATGACCGTATCCTTGCCGATACCTTCGTTCTGATCGCGCTGCGCGACGAATATGCCCGCGACGGCGACGGTTTCGTACAGCGCGAGACACCGGCCCCGCTCCGTCGCTGGAACCGCCCGGTGCGGGTTGGCCTCGTCTTCGGAGACTCCGTTCCCGAACGGCAGCGCGCGATCGAGAAGGCGCGCATCGGCTCCTATCTCGCGCGGTTGTCGCGCGTCAGCGGGCATCCGATCGGGCTGAACAAGGATCATCCCAACCTCACCATCTTCATCGTGAACGAGGATGAGCGCCGCCGCATGGGCGCGGCCATCGCCAAGGCCGCCCCCGGCCTGACGCCGAACGAGGTGAAGGCCGTCACCGACCTTCCGCGCGAGACCTATTGCCTCGCCTATGCCACCTCGGACGCGACGAGCACCTATACCGGCGCCTTCGCCCTGATCCGCGAAGAGCATCCCGATCTCTTGAGCCTCGCCTGCCTACACGAGGAGGTGGCGCAGGCCATGGGCCTTGCCAATGACAGCCCGCGGGCGCGGCCCTCGATCTTCAACGACGACGAGGAATTCGCCCTGCTGACGGATATGGACGAGCTGATGCTGAAGATCCTCTACGATCCGCGCCTCCGCCCCGGCATGACCGAGGAGGAGGCCCGTCCCATCGTCCAGCAGATCGCGCAGGAGTTGATGGGCGCGCAGAGCTGA
- a CDS encoding pseudouridine synthase codes for MADPIPAGERIAKVLSRAGVASRREAERMIEAGLVTVNGKIIDSPALNVTAKDRITVEGKPLEAPEPARLWLYYKPIGLVTSASDEKGRDTVFDTLPEDMPRVMSVGRLDLNSEGLLLLTNDGGLKRRLELPSTGWLRKYRVRVKGNPTDPDLEPLRKGIVVEGERFQPMDVTLDRHQGANAWLTVGLREGRNREIRRAMDAIGVTVNRLIRVSYGPFRLNELKPGEVEEIRPRVLKDQLGLSEVPEAPAAPPAKKPRRVVRGSEKPAPATGARPPRTAPTPNGRRGGPSRTPR; via the coding sequence ATGGCCGACCCCATTCCCGCCGGCGAGCGCATCGCCAAGGTCCTGTCCCGAGCCGGTGTCGCCTCGCGGCGCGAGGCCGAGCGGATGATCGAGGCCGGCCTTGTGACGGTCAACGGCAAGATCATCGACAGCCCCGCGCTGAACGTGACCGCGAAGGACCGCATCACCGTGGAGGGCAAACCGCTGGAGGCGCCCGAACCCGCGCGGCTGTGGCTCTATTACAAACCGATCGGTCTCGTCACCTCGGCCAGCGACGAAAAGGGCCGCGATACGGTGTTCGACACGCTGCCGGAGGATATGCCCCGCGTGATGTCGGTGGGGCGGCTGGACCTCAACTCCGAAGGGCTGCTGCTGCTGACCAACGATGGCGGTCTGAAGCGGCGGCTGGAGCTTCCGTCCACCGGATGGCTGCGCAAATACCGCGTGCGGGTGAAGGGCAATCCGACCGATCCCGATCTCGAACCGCTGCGCAAGGGCATCGTCGTGGAGGGGGAGCGCTTCCAGCCCATGGATGTGACGCTGGACCGGCATCAGGGCGCGAATGCATGGCTGACCGTGGGCCTGCGCGAAGGGCGCAACCGCGAAATCCGCCGCGCGATGGACGCCATCGGCGTCACGGTGAACCGGCTGATCCGCGTCAGCTATGGCCCCTTCCGCCTGAACGAATTGAAGCCCGGCGAGGTGGAGGAGATCCGCCCCCGCGTGCTGAAGGATCAGCTCGGCCTGTCCGAGGTTCCCGAAGCGCCGGCCGCGCCCCCCGCCAAGAAGCCGCGCCGCGTGGTGCGGGGCAGCGAGAAGCCGGCCCCCGCCACCGGGGCCCGGCCGCCGCGCACGGCGCCTACGCCGAACGGTCGTCGGGGCGGCCCATCTCGAACACCTCGGTGA
- a CDS encoding flavin reductase family protein: MFYRPQDGHGLPHNPFNAIVTPRPIGWISTRAGSGDNLAPYSFFNAVAYVPPQVMFASTGEKDSASAIRETGVFCVNIVSTDMAVQMNETSASLPRGVDEFVAAGLTKAECDTIDCPRVAGAPAALECRVTEMIALRGEGNLLILGEVTGIHMRDDCLVDGRFDVTRFQPLSRLGYRDYASVTEVFEMGRPDDRSA, translated from the coding sequence ATGTTCTATCGGCCCCAAGACGGTCACGGCCTGCCCCATAACCCCTTCAACGCGATCGTCACGCCCCGGCCGATCGGCTGGATCTCCACGCGGGCGGGATCGGGGGACAATCTGGCGCCCTATTCGTTCTTCAACGCCGTGGCCTATGTGCCGCCGCAGGTCATGTTCGCCTCGACCGGGGAAAAGGACAGCGCCAGCGCGATCCGCGAAACGGGGGTGTTCTGCGTGAACATCGTCTCCACCGACATGGCGGTGCAGATGAACGAAACCTCGGCCAGCCTGCCGCGCGGAGTGGATGAGTTCGTCGCCGCGGGTCTGACCAAAGCCGAATGCGACACGATCGACTGCCCGCGCGTCGCCGGCGCGCCCGCCGCCCTCGAATGCCGGGTGACGGAGATGATCGCCCTGCGCGGAGAGGGCAATCTGCTGATCCTCGGCGAGGTGACGGGCATCCACATGCGCGACGACTGCCTCGTGGACGGGCGGTTCGACGTGACGCGGTTCCAGCCGCTGTCGCGGCTGGGATATCGCGATTACGCCTCGGTCACCGAGGTGTTCGAGATGGGCCGCCCCGACGACCGTTCGGCGTAG
- a CDS encoding LysR family transcriptional regulator, with protein sequence MKHRQLEAFRHVMRTGTTAKAASLMCVTQPAVSRLITDLESHLGFNLFDRNKGRLYPTPEALKFFGGVERFFIGVGELENAAKQIREHGGSALRISATPALSTGVLPGAIAEFLKLHPKASVEIETASFSQIALRLQTFQTDMGIAHAFPDLPGIEQRVMARVDHVCAMHEDHRLASQEVIRPQDLTGENVLRIIPEGNMNWNDTRSVLDRAAIRFRSDLGTQSSHTGYAMIAEHLAVGVIEPFAAASWRRNGVVTRPFEPRITYDYVVALPEDQPLSRMAREFIPILHERMGAFETPEGCAKG encoded by the coding sequence ATGAAGCATCGCCAGCTTGAAGCCTTTCGCCATGTCATGCGCACGGGCACCACCGCCAAGGCCGCGAGCCTGATGTGCGTGACGCAGCCCGCGGTCAGCCGCCTCATCACCGATCTGGAATCTCACTTGGGATTCAATCTGTTCGACCGGAACAAGGGCCGCCTTTATCCCACGCCCGAGGCGCTTAAGTTCTTCGGCGGGGTGGAGCGGTTCTTCATCGGCGTCGGCGAATTGGAGAATGCGGCGAAGCAGATCCGCGAGCATGGCGGTAGCGCCCTGCGCATCAGCGCGACGCCCGCATTATCCACAGGTGTCTTGCCGGGCGCCATCGCGGAGTTTCTCAAACTGCATCCAAAAGCATCAGTGGAGATCGAAACGGCATCGTTTTCTCAGATCGCCCTTCGGTTGCAGACGTTCCAGACCGATATGGGCATCGCGCATGCCTTTCCCGACCTGCCGGGAATCGAGCAGCGGGTGATGGCCCGCGTCGATCATGTCTGCGCCATGCACGAGGATCACCGCCTTGCCTCCCAAGAGGTGATCCGTCCGCAGGACCTGACCGGCGAGAACGTCCTGCGCATCATCCCCGAGGGGAACATGAACTGGAACGACACCCGAAGCGTGCTGGACCGGGCGGCGATCCGCTTCCGCTCCGATCTCGGCACCCAAAGCTCGCATACGGGATATGCCATGATCGCCGAGCATCTGGCCGTGGGCGTGATCGAACCCTTCGCGGCGGCCTCGTGGCGGCGCAACGGGGTCGTCACCCGCCCGTTCGAACCGCGCATCACCTATGACTATGTCGTCGCGCTGCCCGAGGATCAGCCCCTGTCGCGTATGGCGCGGGAATTCATCCCGATCCTGCACGAACGCATGGGCGCCTTCGAGACGCCCGAGGGATGCGCGAAAGGGTAG
- a CDS encoding GNAT family N-acetyltransferase, with the protein MYQLQQETPADWWEVEALYDLCFAPGRTALSSYRLRDGVPPVAGLSAVLRDPEGPIAAVIRYWPAEVAEHDVLLLGPVAVHPTRQGEGLGALLITETLKEARILGWERVMLVGDEPYYRRFGFRKLDDVVMPPPTNPDRVLGLALVAGAWRGVRGPVTKARGA; encoded by the coding sequence GTGTATCAGTTGCAGCAGGAAACACCCGCCGATTGGTGGGAGGTCGAAGCCCTGTACGACCTGTGTTTCGCGCCGGGACGGACGGCGCTGTCCTCGTACCGGCTGCGCGACGGTGTGCCACCGGTGGCCGGGCTGTCGGCGGTGCTGCGCGATCCCGAAGGCCCGATCGCCGCGGTGATCCGCTACTGGCCGGCCGAGGTCGCCGAACATGACGTGCTGCTGCTGGGCCCGGTTGCGGTTCACCCCACCCGTCAGGGCGAAGGCTTGGGTGCGTTGCTGATCACCGAGACGTTGAAGGAAGCCCGCATCCTTGGGTGGGAGCGGGTGATGCTGGTGGGGGACGAGCCCTATTACCGCCGGTTCGGGTTTCGCAAGCTGGACGACGTGGTGATGCCGCCGCCGACCAACCCCGACCGTGTGCTGGGATTGGCGCTGGTGGCCGGGGCGTGGCGCGGGGTGCGCGGCCCCGTGACCAAGGCGCGGGGCGCCTGA
- a CDS encoding helix-turn-helix domain-containing protein, whose amino-acid sequence MTHQVDAHVGKRIRHRRWMTGMTQQQLAESVGIKFQQIQKYETGANRVSASRLWDIAAAMGVGIGFFFEGLEGAGEMVQDPTHNKEALDLVRIYYSIPEEQRRKLFDLARVLGAA is encoded by the coding sequence ATGACACATCAAGTGGACGCCCATGTAGGCAAACGCATACGGCACCGTCGTTGGATGACCGGGATGACCCAGCAGCAGCTGGCCGAATCCGTTGGCATCAAGTTCCAGCAGATCCAGAAATACGAGACGGGCGCGAACCGCGTCAGCGCCTCGCGTCTGTGGGACATCGCTGCGGCGATGGGCGTCGGCATCGGCTTCTTCTTCGAAGGTCTGGAAGGTGCGGGGGAGATGGTCCAGGATCCGACCCACAACAAAGAAGCGCTCGATCTCGTGCGCATCTACTATTCCATCCCCGAAGAGCAACGGCGCAAGCTGTTCGATCTGGCGCGCGTCCTCGGCGCAGCCTGA
- a CDS encoding phosphoribosylaminoimidazolesuccinocarboxamide synthase has protein sequence MPALDLTRILSEARIPDLPNPYFGKVRDCYDLPATEEHGPRRILISSDRISAFDRILTSIPWKGQVLTQMARWWFEQTADIAPNHVLAYPDPNVVVGRHVTILPVEIVVRGYLAGTTGTSVLTLYKKGVREMYGHILPDGLRDNEALPQPLITPTSKAFDGGHDEPLDAASIVENGLLTQAQWDEVSTMALALFARGQAIAAERGLILVDTKYEFGLDEDGRILLADEIHTPDSSRYWLADGYAAAFAEGSRPPSFDKDVIRSWVAERCDPYADPIPEIPAEMIARTAAAYVEAFEMITGQPFAPDASGATPLDRVRHNLAAFLG, from the coding sequence ATGCCCGCACTCGACCTGACCCGCATCCTATCCGAGGCCCGCATCCCGGACCTGCCGAACCCCTATTTCGGCAAGGTGCGCGATTGCTACGACCTGCCCGCCACCGAAGAACACGGGCCGCGGCGCATCCTCATCTCCTCGGACCGCATCTCGGCCTTCGACCGCATCCTGACCTCCATCCCGTGGAAGGGGCAGGTGCTGACGCAGATGGCCCGCTGGTGGTTCGAACAAACCGCCGACATCGCGCCGAACCACGTCCTCGCCTATCCCGACCCGAATGTGGTGGTGGGGCGGCATGTCACCATCCTGCCGGTGGAGATCGTGGTGCGCGGCTATCTGGCGGGCACGACCGGCACCTCGGTCCTCACGCTCTATAAGAAGGGCGTGCGGGAGATGTATGGCCATATCCTGCCCGACGGCCTGCGCGACAACGAAGCGCTGCCCCAGCCGCTGATCACCCCCACCTCCAAGGCGTTCGACGGCGGCCATGACGAACCGCTCGATGCGGCATCCATCGTCGAGAACGGTCTGCTGACGCAGGCCCAGTGGGACGAGGTGTCGACCATGGCCCTTGCGCTCTTTGCGCGCGGTCAGGCCATCGCGGCCGAACGCGGGCTGATCCTCGTCGATACCAAATACGAATTCGGTCTGGACGAGGATGGCCGCATCCTTCTGGCCGATGAGATCCACACCCCCGACAGTTCGCGCTACTGGCTGGCCGATGGCTATGCCGCCGCCTTCGCCGAAGGCAGCCGCCCGCCCAGCTTCGACAAGGACGTGATCCGTTCCTGGGTGGCCGAACGCTGCGATCCCTATGCCGATCCGATCCCCGAGATCCCGGCAGAGATGATCGCCCGCACCGCCGCCGCCTATGTCGAGGCGTTCGAGATGATCACCGGCCAACCCTTCGCACCCGACGCCTCGGGCGCGACGCCTCTGGACCGCGTGCGGCACAATCTGGCGGCCTTCCTCGGATAG
- a CDS encoding nucleoside deaminase has product MSPFRSHMQTALDEAAAAAARGEVPVGAVLADPSGRILAQAGNRTREWHDPTAHAEILVIREACRRIGSERLIGHHLYVTLEPCPMCAAAIAAARIARLYYAASDPKSGGVAHGARVFRHPQCHHAPEVYDGLREGDAAALLRRFFAGRR; this is encoded by the coding sequence ATGAGCCCCTTTCGCAGCCATATGCAGACCGCGCTGGACGAAGCCGCCGCCGCGGCCGCCCGCGGCGAGGTGCCCGTGGGGGCCGTCTTGGCCGATCCCTCGGGGCGCATTCTGGCGCAGGCGGGCAACCGCACGCGCGAATGGCACGACCCCACCGCCCATGCCGAAATCCTCGTGATCCGGGAGGCGTGCCGCCGCATCGGCTCCGAGCGTCTGATCGGCCATCACCTCTATGTCACGCTGGAGCCCTGCCCCATGTGCGCGGCGGCGATCGCGGCGGCCCGGATCGCGCGGCTCTATTACGCCGCCTCCGATCCAAAATCGGGCGGCGTCGCGCATGGGGCCCGCGTTTTCCGCCATCCGCAATGCCATCACGCGCCCGAGGTCTATGACGGGCTGCGCGAGGGCGATGCCGCTGCACTTCTGCGCCGCTTCTTCGCTGGCCGGCGTTGA
- a CDS encoding toxic anion resistance protein, whose translation MKTTVAEQAAKEREDIDALPANAVPDDADVSIAAEGLTPDRAEAVKARMAEIDLSDSASIIGFGAKAQAELQEISAKMLEDVKNKDIGPAGDSLRDIVTAIRGFSVSELDIRRDRSWWEKVTGRTAPFAKFVSRYERVQEQLDRVTEDLLRHEHQLLKDIRNLDTLYDRTLAFHDALVIYILAGDQKLAELDQTTIPAREAALNDLPDDAKGAAAQGLRDLRAMRDDLDRRVHDLKLTRQVMMQALPSLRLVQENDKSLVAKINSTLVNTVPLWETQLAQAVTIQRGREAAASIAAATDLTNELLTRNAENLRDANREIRTQIERGVFDVESVRAANVALIAAINESLHISEEAKGRRAAAEDSLAKMETDLRDALSAARGRPQTLTHDWG comes from the coding sequence ATGAAGACCACCGTCGCCGAGCAAGCCGCCAAGGAGCGCGAGGATATCGACGCATTGCCCGCGAACGCCGTTCCGGACGATGCCGATGTCTCGATCGCCGCCGAAGGGCTGACCCCCGACCGCGCCGAAGCCGTGAAGGCCCGCATGGCCGAGATCGATCTGAGCGACAGCGCCTCCATCATCGGGTTCGGCGCGAAGGCGCAGGCGGAGCTGCAAGAGATCAGCGCCAAGATGCTGGAGGATGTGAAGAACAAGGACATCGGCCCGGCCGGTGACAGCCTTCGGGACATCGTGACGGCGATCCGCGGTTTCTCCGTGTCGGAACTGGACATCCGGCGCGACCGCAGCTGGTGGGAGAAGGTGACGGGCCGCACCGCGCCCTTCGCCAAATTCGTCAGCCGCTATGAACGCGTGCAGGAACAGCTGGACCGCGTGACCGAGGATCTGCTGCGCCACGAGCATCAGCTACTGAAGGACATCCGCAATCTCGATACGCTCTACGATCGGACGCTGGCCTTCCACGATGCATTGGTGATCTACATCCTTGCGGGGGATCAGAAGCTGGCGGAACTGGACCAGACGACCATCCCCGCGCGCGAGGCCGCGCTGAACGATCTGCCCGACGATGCGAAGGGGGCCGCGGCGCAGGGCCTGCGCGATCTGCGGGCCATGCGCGACGATCTGGACCGCCGGGTGCATGATCTGAAGCTGACGCGTCAGGTGATGATGCAGGCGCTGCCCTCGTTGCGCCTCGTGCAGGAGAACGACAAGAGCCTCGTGGCCAAGATCAACTCCACCCTCGTGAACACCGTCCCGCTGTGGGAGACGCAGCTGGCCCAAGCCGTCACGATCCAGCGCGGGCGCGAGGCGGCGGCCTCCATCGCGGCGGCGACGGATCTGACGAACGAGCTTCTGACCCGTAATGCCGAAAACCTGCGCGATGCCAACCGCGAGATCCGCACCCAGATCGAGCGCGGCGTCTTCGATGTCGAATCCGTGCGCGCGGCCAACGTGGCGCTGATCGCGGCGATCAACGAAAGCCTGCACATCTCCGAAGAGGCGAAGGGCCGCCGCGCTGCGGCCGAAGACAGCCTTGCCAAGATGGAGACCGATCTGCGCGACGCGCTGAGCGCGGCGCGCGGCCGTCCGCAGACCCTGACACACGACTGGGGGTAG
- a CDS encoding pyroglutamyl-peptidase I encodes MMKPKILLAGYGSWAKADTNPAQAIALEMNARHWDACEVIGLEMPVATEALAEEIGRLLDLHAPAAWIGIGVSPAPVVQAEMVGINWRDFDVPDVTGATMARTQIVEGGPAAYDATLPNAEIVAAIRSAGVPAALSFHAGTHLCNQMLYTAARLIEMRGLSTLNGFIHVPQTPENILLEQGRNIRKPSMSLQMSSEALARTIEATARALRERAQPSA; translated from the coding sequence ATGATGAAGCCGAAGATCCTCCTTGCCGGCTACGGAAGCTGGGCAAAAGCGGACACGAACCCCGCGCAGGCGATCGCGCTGGAGATGAACGCTCGCCACTGGGACGCCTGCGAGGTGATCGGCCTCGAGATGCCGGTCGCGACCGAAGCGCTGGCCGAAGAGATCGGCCGCCTGCTGGATCTTCACGCCCCGGCCGCTTGGATCGGGATCGGCGTATCCCCCGCGCCGGTGGTGCAGGCGGAGATGGTCGGCATCAACTGGCGCGATTTCGACGTGCCCGACGTGACCGGCGCTACCATGGCCCGCACCCAGATCGTCGAGGGTGGCCCCGCCGCCTATGACGCGACCCTGCCGAATGCCGAGATCGTCGCCGCGATCCGCAGCGCCGGTGTGCCCGCCGCGCTGTCCTTCCACGCGGGCACGCATCTGTGCAACCAGATGCTCTATACCGCCGCCCGCCTGATCGAGATGCGCGGCCTTTCCACCTTGAACGGCTTCATCCACGTCCCCCAGACGCCGGAGAACATCCTGCTGGAGCAGGGCCGCAACATCCGCAAACCCTCCATGAGCCTGCAGATGAGCAGCGAGGCCCTTGCCCGCACCATCGAGGCGACCGCCCGCGCCCTGCGCGAACGCGCTCAGCCGTCGGCGTGA
- a CDS encoding metal-dependent hydrolase gives MKLTWLGHAGFRLEIEQAVILIDPWFSGNPAFPEGREDEATRGATHLLITHGHGDHTADALKISKQHGIPIVGIADLVDWWSGEEGIEGVGFNKGGTVDLNGAKVTMVNAVHSSSISGKSTPIYTGTESGYMIAGEGHVIYLSGDTDIMADMEWMGDYHKPDIGILACGGHYTMDMDRAAYAARRWFDFKTVIPCHYQTFPALAQSAQPLIDALPGVSVIEPQILTPIDL, from the coding sequence ATGAAACTCACTTGGCTTGGCCATGCCGGCTTCCGCCTGGAGATCGAACAGGCCGTCATCCTCATCGATCCTTGGTTCAGCGGCAACCCGGCCTTCCCCGAGGGCCGGGAAGACGAGGCCACCCGCGGCGCCACGCATCTGCTGATCACCCACGGCCATGGCGATCACACGGCGGACGCGCTGAAGATCAGCAAGCAGCACGGCATTCCCATCGTCGGCATCGCCGATCTGGTGGATTGGTGGTCCGGCGAAGAGGGGATCGAGGGCGTCGGCTTCAACAAGGGCGGCACGGTCGATCTGAACGGTGCCAAGGTCACGATGGTGAATGCGGTCCATTCCTCGTCGATCAGCGGCAAGAGCACGCCGATCTATACCGGCACCGAATCCGGCTACATGATCGCCGGCGAAGGGCATGTCATCTATCTGTCGGGCGATACCGACATCATGGCCGATATGGAATGGATGGGCGATTACCATAAGCCCGATATCGGCATCCTCGCCTGCGGAGGCCATTACACCATGGATATGGACCGGGCGGCCTATGCGGCGCGGCGCTGGTTCGATTTCAAGACGGTGATCCCCTGCCATTACCAGACCTTCCCGGCACTGGCGCAATCGGCGCAGCCGCTCATCGACGCCCTGCCCGGCGTGTCGGTCATCGAACCGCAGATCCTGACTCCGATCGACCTCTGA
- a CDS encoding 5-bromo-4-chloroindolyl phosphate hydrolysis family protein, which produces MTRTGRHLRSAFDGRRRLRGGTRARLLLLPAILFFLGGFGGGTGQMLAGFAACALLFGASHLTREGLRAEIAFDLRPVARAPSLPRKLMGAGLTGLALAIGSLPQGGLLQPLILGVLGAGLHVASFGADPLRGKGGSDADRVGRAVDRGEAFLSDMHAAIAPLHDPALEARVAEFAATARILFRQVEEDPRDLSGARKYLGIYLEGARDASVKFAALQAHHPDMQARRDYEALLSDLETTFSRRTSALVRDDRTDLDTEIGVLRERLTRE; this is translated from the coding sequence ATGACGCGCACGGGCCGTCATCTGCGCAGCGCCTTCGATGGGCGCCGCCGCCTTCGGGGCGGCACGCGGGCGCGGCTTCTGCTGCTGCCGGCCATCCTGTTCTTCCTTGGGGGATTCGGCGGCGGTACGGGCCAGATGCTGGCGGGTTTCGCCGCCTGCGCGCTGCTGTTCGGTGCCTCGCATCTGACGCGCGAAGGGCTGCGGGCCGAGATCGCCTTCGATCTGCGCCCCGTGGCGCGTGCCCCGTCGCTGCCGCGCAAACTGATGGGGGCCGGGCTGACGGGGCTCGCGCTTGCCATCGGCAGTCTGCCGCAGGGCGGGCTTTTGCAGCCGCTGATCCTCGGCGTTCTGGGGGCCGGTCTGCATGTGGCCAGCTTTGGCGCCGATCCCTTGCGCGGCAAGGGCGGGTCGGATGCGGACCGCGTGGGCCGCGCGGTGGACCGGGGGGAGGCGTTCCTTTCGGACATGCACGCCGCCATCGCGCCGCTTCACGATCCCGCGCTGGAGGCTCGGGTGGCGGAATTCGCCGCGACCGCCCGCATCCTGTTCCGGCAGGTGGAGGAAGACCCCCGCGATCTGTCGGGCGCGCGCAAATATCTGGGGATCTACCTCGAAGGGGCGCGCGATGCCTCGGTAAAATTCGCCGCCCTTCAGGCCCATCACCCCGACATGCAGGCCCGCCGCGACTACGAGGCGCTGCTGTCGGACCTTGAAACTACCTTTTCACGTCGTACGTCCGCCTTGGTGCGCGATGACAGGACCGATCTGGATACCGAGATCGGCGTTCTGCGCGAACGCCTGACGCGGGAATGA
- a CDS encoding inositol monophosphatase family protein: MHTNEIVATAHALADAARAATLAHFRSPLLEADNKASGHFDPVTAGDRAAEDAMRAILAERRPHDAILGEERGHTKGESGLTWVLDPIDGTRAFLCGAPSWGVLIAVSDESGPIYGLIDQPFIRERFEGGLGIARTDGPLGPRDLRTRPPRPMSEALLMSTFPEVGTAEEQAAFGRVAAQARLTRYGMDCYAYALVAAGQIDLVIEAGLQPYDIQAPMAVIEAAGGIVTDWQGRRAPQGGRIIAAANPQIHAEALEILNG, translated from the coding sequence ATGCACACCAACGAGATCGTGGCCACCGCCCATGCCTTGGCCGATGCCGCGCGGGCCGCGACCCTCGCGCATTTCCGCAGCCCGCTGCTGGAGGCTGATAACAAGGCCTCCGGGCATTTCGACCCGGTGACCGCCGGCGATCGCGCCGCCGAGGATGCGATGCGCGCGATCCTTGCCGAGCGCCGCCCCCATGACGCCATCCTCGGCGAGGAGCGCGGCCATACCAAGGGCGAAAGCGGCCTGACATGGGTGCTGGACCCGATCGACGGCACGCGCGCCTTCCTCTGCGGTGCGCCGAGTTGGGGCGTGCTGATCGCCGTCTCGGACGAGAGCGGGCCGATCTATGGCCTGATCGACCAGCCCTTCATCCGGGAACGGTTCGAGGGCGGCTTGGGCATCGCCCGCACCGACGGCCCCCTCGGCCCGCGGGATCTTCGCACGCGCCCCCCGCGCCCTATGTCCGAGGCGCTGCTGATGTCCACCTTCCCCGAGGTCGGCACCGCCGAAGAGCAGGCCGCCTTTGGCCGCGTCGCGGCGCAGGCACGGCTGACGCGCTATGGCATGGATTGCTATGCCTATGCGCTCGTGGCGGCAGGGCAGATCGACCTCGTGATCGAAGCGGGCCTTCAGCCCTATGACATCCAGGCGCCGATGGCCGTGATCGAGGCTGCGGGCGGGATCGTGACCGATTGGCAGGGCCGCCGCGCCCCGCAGGGCGGGCGCATCATCGCCGCCGCCAATCCGCAAATCCATGCCGAAGCGCTCGAAATCTTGAACGGCTAG